The Macaca mulatta isolate MMU2019108-1 chromosome X, T2T-MMU8v2.0, whole genome shotgun sequence DNA window ATGAAAACCAGAATCCTGTCGCCAGGCTTCATGCAGCCCAAAGAACCACACAGGCCCTCAGGGACCCTGCTCTGCCCACACACCAGTGTCAGCCTGGCCACTGTGGCCCTCACCCCACCCAACTCCATCCCCCGCAAACCTCACCCCCAGTTTCCCACAGCAGAGGTGAGGCCGGCTGGAACACTGAATGAAGTTTATTGAAGAGAAACATGTACTGAAACCATTGAAGAGAAGGGAATCACAACACAGAGAGAAACTGCAAATGGCCACCACAGGACGCAGGTCCCACACAGGTCCCAGGCCCCCTCCTCCTGGGGTTCCTGGCAAGGCGCCTCATCTACCCGCCCTCCTGCTGCCGACCCTGCTGCCACGTCCCTTCTTCCTGAGGGCCCCAGGGTCCGCCTCTTGCCAGGACAGTGGACTCTGGCAGAGTCCACCGGCTTCAGGGAGTCCCCTCCCAAGCCCATCCGCTGGGGCAGGGCCCTGTCCTATGGCCCTCACAGGACACCAAAAACACAGCAGGGAACACCACCCCCCCGAGTCAAAGAAACTGAGTCACAAGTAACAACAGGAGTAGAATGCCAAAGCACAAAGCTCCCCGGGGAGCCTCAGGCAGGGCAAGTCTGCTCTGTCCCAGGTCCGGTTCTTCCTCACACAGTCATGGTCACCATCATGGTCACAGTCACCATCGTGGTCATGCTCACCATGGCAGTCACAGGACGAGCATCCACCGTGCCCTGGCGCCTCCTTCCACCATCTCCCAGGACTGTGCTGGGGGCCTCCGGGGAGGAACTGCTCAGAGAAGAACACACACAGCTCCACGAGAACGAGCAGCCCCTGGCCTAGGTCTACACTGGGAAAGCAGAGGTGGTGCTCATGATGTGGGACAGACAGCAGCGAGCAGAGCCTGGGCTCGCAGGAAGCTCACAGCATGTGCCCCGGGCCCAGAGGCGGCTGCACCGATGTGCGCACAGCACACTACTTTGTGTAGGAACAACGGCTAGCGGTGGGTGAGTGGGTGTCTGCTGGACGTGTGGGTCACTATGGGGCCTACACAGGTGAGGGTGGGCTTCCAGGAACAGGGGGCAGCCTGCCCCAGGGATGGCAAGTGGGGGCCACCTCTTGGGAAATGCAGGCAGGTGGCACCCTTGAGAGAGCCTCTTTCCCCTGTCTCTCCCAACACAGGACAGGGGGTGGGGGCACACATCTTCAGGCTGGCTGCTCAGGGCTCCCTCCAGGCCAGCTCCCCATTTGGTATCAAACGTGGTCATCTGGGTCACTGGGAAGGACTGGTGATGGTGGCCAGGGCCCCttgggggaggtgggaggcacaGCTCCAAACGTGGGGTGAGGGACCGGCCTTGGCCTGGCCTCCATCTGCCTCCAGGGTGCTGCTGCCTGGGAGGAGAGGAGCCCTCGGGGCCCTCAGAGCCTATTTGCCCGGGGGGGACTTGGGCTtgcccacctccccagccccGTCCTCATCCTCATTTTCTGACTCCTCCAAGATGGGCTTGAGCCCCTCCTGGGGAggctcctcagcctcctggcctccGACCTGGACAAGGCCCTCTGGCTCCCAGCTGGGACCTCCTGGGGCCATGTCGACTCCACTGCCCATCCGGGCTGGGAGGCCCCCAGGGGCGTCGGGGGGCCTTGCCTGACCTAGGCCTTCAAGGCATGCAGGGGCATTTTCAACTTCCCCAGTGGCAGGGGCGCCCCTGGCAGCCTCTTTGGTGGCAGAAGCAGCCTCAGCAGCATCTTCCGCTCTGGGATCAGCCTCGCTGGCGTTCCCCTGGGTTGGGGATGCCTGGGCGGCATCTCCACCGGCAGGGGACACCTGGATGGCAGCTGGGTCTTCACTCTCCACTGGGGCCGCTGGCCAGGCCGCACACTGCTGGCTCCTCGCTGGGGAGGCCGCCAACGCCTCCATGTCCCGGATGAGCCGCAGCAGCCTCAGGAAGCCGGGTGGCCTCCTCTCCAGCTGCATCCTCCTCAGGGTATCCTGAAGCGCCTCGCTGGGGTGGGCCCGAGACAGCACCTGCCGCAGTCGCAGGTAGTTGGCCATGGCTGGGTGGACAGCCCCCTTCTCCACGGCCTTCTGCAGCAGGCCTTCCAGGCGCACCACGAAGGCAAACAGCCCCTCCTGGGGCCCTTGTGTGCAGGTCAGGAACTTCATCCGCGAGGTCATCCACGTGTCCCGGCTCCTAAACACCTGCCCCAGCGCCGTCAGGCAGTCCTGCGCAGAGAAGTCGGGCTCTTCCTCCAGGAGGCCGCTCACGATATCCAGGGCCAGGCCATCCAAGCTATCCAGCAGCcgcctccttctctccctttccgACGCATGGCACCACAGCTGCAGCATATCCTTGGCGTCCTCCAACCAGCTCTCAAAGGATTCTTCCACGCAGCCTGGCTGCTCCCTCCCGGAAAAGGGTCTCAGTTCCCGGTAGGCCATCGTTTTCATCAGAGGCCGCAGGGTCTGGCTCCATGACTGGGTCCAGGCCTCTACCTCACCTGCACCTACTGCCTCACCTACAGCTCCTGCCTCATCTTCACCTCCTTCCTCACCTGCACCTCCTTCTTCACCTGCACCTTCTGCCTCACCTGCACCTCCTTCCTCACCTGCACCTCCTTCCTCACCTGCACCTCCTGCCTCACCTGcacctcctgcctcatcttcacCTCCTGCCTTATCTGCACCTCCTGCCTCTCCTGCAGATCTTTCCTCATTCACACCTCCTGCCTCACTGACAGATCCTGCCTCACCTGTAGCTCCCGCCTCACCTGCGCCTCTGGCCACTGTTTGCCCCTGGGGCTGTGCAGGGAAACTGGGCATATCCTGAAACTCAGCATCAGGAACCTGGGGCAGGGAGATCACTTTCCAGGGTCCCCCTTTGCCTGCTATTTGGCGAGGAATCAAGCTTCGGTTTAAACCCTCAGTGAACTCCACCAAGGCTGCCCTGGCCCCGAGCTCCTTTCTGAATACCTTGATGAGCACTCGGTACCTGCCCAGGGGTGACAGGGCAGCCTGCACGGCCTCCTGGAACTCATGTTCCTCACAGTCGTCAGGGATATCCAGGATGAGCAGGGAGCGCTCTGTGTTCGCACCCATCCTCCTGCACCAGTTCCGAAGAATCGCCAGAGCCATCGCAGAGGACTTGAGGGAGGGAGCCTGATCAGACAGGAATGTGTGCTGACTGTTGCAGTCTCTGACGCAGCCTGTGAGTGCAAAGGGGAGAGAGGGATGTTGCTGCCAATCAACCCACCCCCACTACAGGCCTTTGCCCTCCCCTCCCAAGCACTGCAGCAGCCAGGGATCCACTCCCTCCCACTGCTGCAGCCCATGCACCCCCGAAGCCCTCCCCCAGTTGGTGACACTTAATCCCTTGGCACACACCCACAACCTCTATTGGGAGACCCCCTTTTGCCTGAGCTGATGTCCCCTTATCACACCACAACGAGTGCACCTCCCCCTCCCGCCATCATCTGTAACATTGCAGCCAGGAGTCCTCCCCTATCCAAGCCCCTGCAACAGGTAGCTCTCCccccacccagagtccctgcGGCCAGGAGTCCTCCCCTACACAGATCTTCGCAGCCTGGAGTCCTTCCTTACCCAAACTGCGGAAGGGAAGCAGAGAGACCTCTCCCACTCTCTTTCCCAGCTCCAAACCAGGAGCCCCCTCCCTCTTTTGATCTTCCGTGTAACCTGGCAACCCCCTCCGCGTCCCCCACACCTGCAGCCAGAAGTCCCCTTCCTCCCCCCACAGCCAGAGCCCCCCTCTCTCCCATCGTCCCCTGCACCCCTGTAGCAGGAGCCCCCCTCCCGCCCCACCAGACTGCTGCAGCCAGGagccccctcctcctctctctgcgGGTGCTGGGCCGGACCAGGACCCTCTCTCGCGACCACTGCCTGCTGAGGCAGCGATCTGGCCCCTGCCCAGAGCACCCGCGGTCACTCTGGGGTCCCGCCAGCGCCTGCTCACTTTCTCCGATTCTGCGGACGCTGCGACACCCGCGGAAAAATGCCGCCTTCAAGCTGTGGAGCCCACTCTGGAGGCCGCCAAGAGGCCCTGGAGCAGGAGGGTGCAAGATCTCGCTTCAGTCACGCGGCCGCGCTGCGCAGCGCAGGGGTCTCCCAGGCCCGATGTGCTAAGACCACAGGGCTTCCCGCTTCTCCCAGAAGCCCCAGGTAGATGAGGAAGAAAAATTTCGTAGTCTCTGTGGAAGACAAGTGGCTAGACAGGAGGAGACATCTGTGTTGCCCTGGCAACAGGACCTGCATGGTAAGGGCTTAATGTTCCAAGGCTTGGAGCCTCTGGGAGCAACAGACCCACCGATTGGCCCTCTACCATCAAAATGACCTCCATCAGTAACTGTGGCAAATTGCTGGGATGGGGTGGACTAGAAGTCAGGAGCAGGAGATCCTAAGACCAGGTCCCCAGGGTATTCACAGCCTGCCCTGCTCAGGCCTGGAATCCCTACAACATAGATCGATTGCTGGCTGTGTTCCTCATCACAGCTCTTTACCGCCTGGAGGCTGGCCTTCAACCACCTGGGCAGCCATTGCATAGGAAAGCGTGTAGGCTTTCAATCAGACAGATGCAGCCTCACCTAACAGCTGGGTGGCCTATATCTGTCAGTGAACATGTATGCCCATCATCTAGAAATGGGCAATAAAACACTTTCCTTTTTATACATTGCTGGCTATGAGTTTCTAATAAATAGTTTGGCTACactgttcatgagggatatttttctgtaattttctgGTTTTATATCATCTTTTTATCAGGATTTAGGTTTGTACTGGTCCCATAAACTGAGCTAAGAATTGTTCCCTGctcctctattttctgaaacTGTTGTGTAAAATTGGCAATTtttgttccataaatatttgctagAGTTCACCCATGAAATCATCTGGGcctggatttttgttttatttttagaaatgttttctgttaataaatatatttacgaAGTATAGGGCTATTCGTTTTTTCTATTCAATCCATTGGAAGTTTTGGTAAATTGCTTTGTTTCCAATGCACGGGTCAAttttatctaagttgtcaaaATTATTGTCATAAAGTTAATATTCCCTCACTATTCTTTTAATGCCTATATGACCTCTAATGATACCCCTCTTTCTTGGCTGATATtaatgattcttttcttttttcttgattagcCTTCCTAAGGGCTATACATTTTGttgctcttttaaaatatgtatgatttgcttacttttattttgttttctattttgttgatttctgcTCTTGTATCTCTATTATCTCCTTCCTTCTACTTATTCGAGATTTACTTTGCTATTCCTTTTCTAGTCTCTTTAGGTggaatgttttgtatatttactgatttatattaaatgttaaatatattttatatatttactgatTTCCTGTCTAGTGGTTATATCAATTGCTGAGGCAGGGATGATGAAATCTCCAACTACAATTGTGGAAATGCCTAGTTGTTCCTTTGTactgtcaatttttgtttcatatgttttgaGGCTCTGTTATTGGGTGCAAACATATTTATGAGTTCTATGTGTTTCTGATTAATTGAACCTTACATAATTATTACCTCTATCTGAGGCAATACTCTTTGGAACTCCACTTTGTCTGCTATTAACATAGCAATTCCCACTTTCTTATGCTTGCCCCTTGCATGGTATATAATTTACAACCTCTTACTATCAACCCATCTGAGTCTCTATATTAAAATTGCATCTCTTGGAGACAGCAAAAGTCTTGCTCTTTTATTCATTCTGAcagtctctgccttttaattggagtgtttagcccatttacattgaaTGTTATGTTTGATATGTTTGGATTTAGGTCTATCCTTTTACTATTTGCTCCATCTGATTTTGATCCCATGTTCCCCATTTCCTGCCCAgattaatcaaatatattttataattcactTTTAATGTATCTATTATCTTCTTAGCTATACCTCTTTGCATTTTTGTAGTGCTCACTCTAGAGATTACGATGTATATCTTTAACTTTTTACTGTCTACTTAGAGTTAATATTGTACATAAATGTAAGAAACTCTCCATCATATAGATTCACTTCCATTCCACCTTATCCTTTATGCTATAGTTGCCAAGCCATAGTATATACTATTAAACTGTTTACTTTAAAGTCATATTATTACAAAGAAATTAAGAGCAAATAACTATTCATTAATATTTACCCACACATTTACCATTTCCTGTGTTCTTCATTTCTACCCAAAGATCAAAGATTTcctctagtttcatttttcttcagattGAAAgacttcctttaatatttcttttagtGCAGTTCTGTTGATGAATTTTCTTAGCTTTCATGTATctcaaaagatatttatttcaccttcattcttGAATTTGTTCTATTTCCCTAGATATAGAGTTCTGgattggaagatttttttttttttttctttcactgttttaGAGATGTTGCTCCACTGTCTTCCGGcttccattgtttctgatgagaattaAGTTCTTAATATGCTCCCATATGTAGTGTTTCATTTTCCTCTGACTACTTTCTTACCCTTCTTTGTTTTCAGTAGCTTGACTACAACGTACCTAGATGTTGCTTTCCTTTGTAGTTATCCTCTTTGTGGTTCATCGAGTTTCATTAAATTTGTAAATAATGGATTTCCCGAGAAAAATGATACTAGAGgaatttttcagccattatttattCAGATAGCTTTCCTTCCCCATTTTCTCTATCCCATCCTGGCACTCAAAATACACATTTGAACTTTATATATTGTCCTACAGACCACTGagtttccattcctttttattgttgttccTCTTGGTTTATCCGAATAGATCATCTCTATTGATCTAGCTTCAAGTTCATGATTTTTCTGTCATCTGCAATCTGTTATTAAAACAATCCATTGAATTTTTCACTTTATGTTTTTCagttctggaattacagttggttttttttctcttttttaaatttttattttaggtttaggggtacatgtgaaggttcgTTGCCTAGATAAACACATGTCATATGGGTTTATTGTACATATTAttacatcacccaggtattaagcttgtacccaatagttatcttttctgttcccctccctccacccaccctccatcctcaagtagaccccagcgtctgttgtttcctcCTTTGTGTTCGTAAGTtattatcatttagctcccacttgcaagtgagaacatgcagtatttggctttctgttcctgtgtcagttcgctaaggatgatagcctccagcttcatccatgttcctgcaaaagacatactcttgttctttttgtggctgcataatattctatcaTGTATATGTAGCATATatcctttatccagtctgtcattgataggcatttaggttgattccatatctttgctattatgaatagtgctgcagcaaacattcatgtgcatgtgtctttatggaagaatgctttatattcctctgggtatatacccagtaatgagattgctgggttgaatggtagttttgcttttagctctttgaggaatgaccatactgttttccacaatggtagaactaatttacactgtcaccaacagtgtataaaggtttccttttctccacaacctcgccagcatctgttatttttttactttttaataatagccattctgactgatgtgagatggcatTTCGTTGTGGTTTTcatccatttctctaatgatcagtgatattgagctttttttccatgtgctttttggccacatgtatgtcttcttttgagaagtatctgttcatgtcttttgcgcactttttaatggggttgtttgtttttctcttgtaagtttatttaatttccctgtagattctggatattagacctttgtcacgtgcatagtttgcaaatattttctcccattctgtaggttatctgtttactctgttgatagtttcttttgctgtgcagaagctcttaagttttaattagatcccacttgtcaatttttgtttttgttttgattgcttttggtgtctttgtcatgaaatctttgtctgtttctatgtccaggatggtaattgcctaagttgtcttccagggtttttatagtatggggttttagatttaagtctttaattcatattgaattgatttttgcataCAGTGTAAACCatgggtccagcttcaatcttctgcatatggctagccagttatcctagcaccatttactgaatagggagtcttttcaccattgtttgtttttgtcagttttgtcaaagatcagatggtcgtaggtgtgcagccttatttctgggctctctattctgttctatttgtctatgtgcctgtttttgtaccagtaccatgctgttttagtcactgtagccttgtagcatagtttgaagtcaggtaatgtgatccatccagctttgttctttttgcttaggattgtcttggccattCATACTCTATtttagttccatataaattttaaaataattctagttCTCTGCAGAATGTcgatagtttgataggaatagtattgaatctgtaaattgctttgggcagtatagccattttaatgatattgattcttcctatccatgagcatggaatgtttttccatttgtttgtgtcttctctaatttatttaaccaggttttgtaattctcattgtagagctctttcaccttcctggttagctgtattcctaggtattttatatttttgtggcaattatgaatgggattgcctttctgatCTGGCCCTCAGTttggttgttgttggtgtataggaatgctactgatctttgtgtattgattttgtatcctgcaactttgctgaagtttattatcagctgaaggagctttggggccaagactatggggttttctagatatagaatcatgctgtctgcaaacagagatagggtgactttctctcttcctatttggatgccctttatttctttctatcgcctg harbors:
- the PNMA6F gene encoding paraneoplastic antigen Ma6F → MALAILRNWCRRMGANTERSLLILDIPDDCEEHEFQEAVQAALSPLGRYRVLIKVFRKELGARAALVEFTEGLNRSLIPRQIAGKGGPWKVISLPQVPDAEFQDMPSFPAQPQGQTVARGAGEAGATGEAGSVSEAGGVNEERSAGEAGGADKAGGEDEAGGAGEAGGAGEEGGAGEEGGAGEAEGAGEEGGAGEEGGEDEAGAVGEAVGAGEVEAWTQSWSQTLRPLMKTMAYRELRPFSGREQPGCVEESFESWLEDAKDMLQLWCHASERERRRRLLDSLDGLALDIVSGLLEEEPDFSAQDCLTALGQVFRSRDTWMTSRMKFLTCTQGPQEGLFAFVVRLEGLLQKAVEKGAVHPAMANYLRLRQVLSRAHPSEALQDTLRRMQLERRPPGFLRLLRLIRDMEALAASPARSQQCAAWPAAPVESEDPAAIQVSPAGGDAAQASPTQGNASEADPRAEDAAEAASATKEAARGAPATGEVENAPACLEGLGQARPPDAPGGLPARMGSGVDMAPGGPSWEPEGLVQVGGQEAEEPPQEGLKPILEESENEDEDGAGEVGKPKSPPGK